One Halococcus agarilyticus DNA segment encodes these proteins:
- the cyaB gene encoding class IV adenylate cyclase — translation MYEVELKVRAAHEPVRETLVAREATRLGVVEQDDTYYDAPHRSFAETDEALRLRHEMQEENVESPEDAESTEESTTHLTYKGPLVDTTSKTREEAETVVDDSEAAETIFEALGFSPAASVRKRRERFAFGEYTVALDSVTDVGQFVEIERTVETEAEIDRARDGARERLADLGLDPDDQLRTSYLALLLDARETADEQNERDGGDNQR, via the coding sequence ATGTACGAAGTCGAACTCAAGGTCCGTGCCGCCCACGAACCGGTCCGGGAAACGCTCGTGGCCCGCGAAGCCACGCGCCTCGGAGTCGTCGAGCAGGACGACACGTACTACGACGCTCCCCACCGATCGTTCGCCGAAACCGACGAGGCGCTCAGACTCCGCCACGAGATGCAAGAAGAGAACGTGGAGAGCCCAGAGGACGCGGAAAGCACAGAGGAGAGCACGACCCACCTCACCTACAAGGGACCGCTCGTCGACACGACATCGAAGACGCGCGAAGAAGCCGAAACCGTCGTCGACGACTCCGAGGCGGCCGAGACGATCTTCGAGGCCCTCGGATTCTCGCCCGCCGCGAGCGTACGGAAACGCCGCGAACGGTTCGCTTTCGGAGAGTACACGGTGGCCCTCGATAGCGTCACGGACGTGGGACAGTTCGTCGAGATCGAGCGAACGGTCGAAACGGAGGCCGAAATCGACCGCGCGCGCGACGGTGCACGCGAACGCCTCGCCGACCTCGGTCTCGATCCCGACGACCAGCTCCGAACGTCGTATCTCGCCCTCCTGCTCGATGCGCGCGAGACGGCGGACGAGCAGAACGAGCGTGACGGAGGCGATAACCAGCGATAA